One region of Populus trichocarpa isolate Nisqually-1 chromosome 4, P.trichocarpa_v4.1, whole genome shotgun sequence genomic DNA includes:
- the LOC7477447 gene encoding uncharacterized protein LOC7477447 isoform X1 yields the protein MEVERSSLCNCVVNFLLEEKYILTAFELLQELLDDGRDDHAIRLKEFFSDPSHFPPDQISRFNSLRVADPQSLLEEKEAMEEKLALTAYELRLAQEDISKLKTELQKKSDLSLAELSESKSNFSVNPGPDVVRQKKNASLSDLGPLKDNERRDLNCAVKEYLLLAGYRLAAMTFYEEVTDQNLDVWQNTPACVPDALRHYYYQYLSSTSEAAEEKIAMLRENESLLKTNERLNNEKEKLLIAKDLSDNQISGLTKSLEAMQKDLKDRESQIQELKQSWERQRKEINDCRSEITSLKMHIEGSRSGMNVLASDVDAVQSQSLEKYKEEIKSLQMEIAGLKAKGAYASESIDNSTSEKETCQAEEKVVEIDEDKTIVSQPVDVAGVLGNGDVLPLSINETNKPEEVLEDLLNSCSDENALVDNSVLVTKQNGEAPSEDGRLQLESDNLGDKAASENMGLRTIEILADALPKIVPYVLINHREELLPLMMCAIECHPDSGTRDSLTHTLFNLIKRPDEQQRRIIMDACVSLAKNVGEMRTETELLPQCWEQINHMYEERRLLVAQSCGELAEFVRPEIRDSLILSIVQQLIEDSATVVREAAAHNLALLLPLFPNVDKYFKVEELMFQLVCDPSGVVVDTALKELLPAVIKWGNRLEHILRVLLSHILSSAQHCPPLSGVEGSMESHLHVLGERERWNIDVLLRMLVELLSSVHQKAVETCPLSSAPESKDMMFSTSLLETYAREHAEWPAFDWMHVDCFPDLIQLTCMLPQKEDSLRIRTTKFLLAVSEYFGDSYLVHIMLPIFMVSVGDNADLSFFPSVNHPRIKGLRPRTAVAERLATMCVLPLLLAGVLGAPSQHEQLANYLRGLLVDGTLKESQSTKHTAEIIDAVRFLCTFEKHHSIIFNILWEMVVSSNIDMKINAANLLKAIMPYIDAKVASTHVLPALITLGSDPNLNVKYASIEAFGAVAQHFKNDMIVDKIRVQMDAFLEDGSHEATIAVVRALLVAVPHTTDKLRDYLLSKIFQFTALPASVSDVMRRRERANAFCESIRALDATDLSANSVREFLLPAIQNLLKDPDALDPAHKEALEIIMKERSGGALDALSKAMGAHLGLASSVSSFFGDSGLLGKKEASEPVSPQPDSPKAVPPLQAEDTRFRRIMRGNFSEMLRGKTKGLDETNPSQ from the exons atggaagtGGAGAGATCGTCGCTGTGCAATTGTGTGGTGAATTTCTTGTTAGAAGAGAAATACATATTAACAGCATTTGAATTGTTACAAGAATTACTAGATGATGGAAGAGACGATCACGCTATTCGTCTCAAAGAATTCTTCTCTGACCCTTCTCACTTCCCTCCTGATCAGATCTCTCGCTTCAACTCTCTTCGAG TTGCAGATCCTCAGAGTTTGTTAGAAGAGAAAGAAGCTATGGAAGAAAAATTAGCACTTACTGCTTACGAGCTTCGTTTAGCACAAGAGGATATTTCTAAGTTGAAGACTGAATTACAGAAgaaatcagatttgtcactgGCTGAATTGAGTG AGTCGAAGTCAAATTTTTCTGTTAATCCGGGACCAGACGTTGTGCGACAAAAGAAGAATGCTTCCCTCTCTGACTTGGGCCCTTTGAAAGATAATGAGCGTAGAGATCTTAACTGTGCTGTAAAGGAATATTTACTTTTAGCAGGGTACCGGCTTGCTGCTATGACATTTTATGAAGAA GTTACAGATCAGAATTTAGATGTTTGGCAGAATACACCTGCATGTGTCCCAGATGCCTTGCgccattattattatcaataccTTTCGTCCACTTCAGAGGCTGCCGAG GAGAAAATTGCTATGCTTCGAGAAAATGAGTCAttactaaaaacaaatgaaaggcTGAATAACGAAAAGGAGAAGTTGCTGATAGCTAAAGATTTGTCCGATAATCAAATTAGTGGATTAACTAAATCCTTAGAAGCCATGCAAAAGGATCTCAAGGACAGGGAGAGCCAA ATACAAGAGTTGAAGCAATCATGGGAGCGCCAAAGAAAGGAAATCAATGATTGCAGATCTGAAATCACTTCATTAAAAATGCACATTGAAGGATCCCGTTCTGGAATGAACGTGTTAGCTAGTGATGTCGATGCTGTTCAATCGCAGTCCTTGGAAAAGTACAAGGAAGAAATAAAGTCATTGCAGATGGAAATAGCAGGATTGAAGGCAAAGGGAGCATATGCTTCCGAATCCATAGATAACTCCACTTCTGAGAAAGAGACTTGTCAGGCTGAAGAGAAAGTGGTTGAAATAGATGAAGATAAAACTATAGTCTCCCAACCAGTTGATGTGGCAGGAGTTTTGGGCAATGGAGATGTTCTACCACTGTCTATCAATGAAACCAATAAACCTGAGGAAGTTTTGGAAGATTTATTGAACAGTTGTTCAGATGAAAATGCCCTTGTTGATAACAGTGTATTAGTCACCAAACAAAATGGTGAAGCACCATCAGAAGATGGTAGGTTACAACTAGAATCGGACAACTTGGGTGATAAAGCTGCTTCTGAGAATATG GGCTTGCGAACCATTGAGATCCTTGCTGATGCTTTGCCCAAGATTGTTCCTTATGTTTTGATCAATCACCGAGAG GAGCTTCTTCCCCTAATGATGTGTGCAATTGAGTGTCATCCAGATAGTGGCACACGAGACTCCTTGACCCACACActgtttaatttgataaaacGTCCGGATGAGCAGCAGAGACGAATAATAATGGAT GCATGCGTTAGTCTTGCTAAGAATGTAGGGGAGATGAGAACAGAAACGGAATTGCTTCCCCAGTGTTGGGAACAA ATAAACCATATGTATGAGGAGCGTAGGTTGCTTGTGGCTCAATCTTGTGGAGAGCTTGCAGAATTCGTCCGCCCTGAGATTCGTGATTCTCTAATTTTGTCCATTGTGCAACAGCTGATAGAAGATTCTGCAACTGTTGTACGAGAAGCTGCTGCTCATAATTTGGCTTTGCTACTTCCACTATTCCCAAATGTGGACAAATATTTCAAG GTAGAGGAGTTGATGTTCCAATTGGTATGTGATCCCTCTGGAGTGGTGGTGGATACTGCATTGAAAGAACTGCTTCCTGCAGTTATAAAGTGGGGAAACAGACTAGAACACATTTTAAGAGTTCTGCTCTCCCACATCTTGAGCTCTGCTCAG CATTGTCCTCCTCTCTCCGGGGTTGAAGGCTCTATGGAATCACATCTACATGTTTTAGGGGAACGTGAGCGCTGGAATATTGATGTTTTATTAAGAATGCTGGTGGAATTGCTTTCCTCTGTGCACCAGAAAGCAGTTGAGACTTGCCCTTTATCTTCAGCCCCAGAGTCAAAGGACATGATGTTCTCTACCTCCTTGCTTGAAACGTATGCAAG GGAACATGCTGAATGGCCAGCATTTGATTGGATGCATGTCGATTGCTTTCCTGATCTGATACAGCTCACCTGCATGTTACCTCAGAAAGAAGATAGTTTAAGAATTAGAACTACAAAG TTTTTGCTGGCTGTAAGTGAATACTTTGGGGATTCTTATCTGGTACACATAATGCTGCCCATATTCATGGTATCGGTTGGAGATAATGCTGATTTGTCATTTTTCCCTTCTGTCAACCATCCAAGAATAAAAG GTTTGAGGCCAAGAACTGCTGTTGCTGAGAGACTTGCTACTATGTGCGTATTGCCACTGCTTTTGGCTGGTGTTTTAGGTGCCCCCAGCCAGCATGAACAGTTAGCAAACTACTTGAGAGGGCTGCTAGTTGATGGCACCCTGAAAGAGAGTCAGTCAACAAAGCACACTGCTGAGATTATTGATGCTGTTCGGTTTCTTTG CACATTTGAGAAGCACCACAGtatcattttcaatattttatggGAAATGGTTGTCAGCTCCAACATAGATATGAAAATCAATGCTGCCAACCTTTTGAAAGCCATT ATGCCATATATTGATGCGAAAGTTGCTTCCACTCACGTTTTGCCCGCGCTGATCACTCTTGGCTCTGACCCAAACCTGAATGTTAAGTATGCCAGCATAGAAGCATTTGGAGCTGTTGCACAGCATTTCAAAAATGACAtg ATTGTTGACAAGATACGCGTCCAAATGGATGCGTTTCTTGAAGATGGATCCCATGAAGCTACTATTGCTGTGGTCCGTGCTTTATTGGTGGCAGTACCACATACAACAGACAAACTTAGAGATT ATCTCCTTTCCAAGATATTTCAGTTTACAGCCTTGCCAGCTTCTGTAAGTGATGTGATGCGTCGCCGTGAGAGAGCTAATGCATTCTGTGAATCAATCCGTGCCCTGGATGCTACAG ATCTTTCTGCAAATAGTGTAAGGGAATTTCTCCTTCCTGCAATACAAAACCTGTTAAAAGACCCGGATGCATTAGATCCAGCTCACAAAGAAGCCCTAGAGATAATAATGAAGGAAAGATCTGGTGGAGCTTTAGATGCTCTTAGTAAAGCGATGGGTGCTCATCTTGGGCTAGCCTCATCAGTCAGTAGTTTCTTTGGAGACAGTGGGCTGTTAGGGAAGAAAGAAGCTTCGGAGCCTGTATCACCACAGCCTGACTCTCCGAAGGCTGTGCCACCCCTTCAAGCGGAAGACACAAGATTCAGGCGTATCATGAGAGGTAATTTCTCGGAAATGCTTAGAGGTAAAACAAAGGGCCTAGATGAAACAAACCCTAGCCAATAA
- the LOC7477447 gene encoding uncharacterized protein LOC7477447 isoform X2: MYYVTDQNLDVWQNTPACVPDALRHYYYQYLSSTSEAAEEKIAMLRENESLLKTNERLNNEKEKLLIAKDLSDNQISGLTKSLEAMQKDLKDRESQIQELKQSWERQRKEINDCRSEITSLKMHIEGSRSGMNVLASDVDAVQSQSLEKYKEEIKSLQMEIAGLKAKGAYASESIDNSTSEKETCQAEEKVVEIDEDKTIVSQPVDVAGVLGNGDVLPLSINETNKPEEVLEDLLNSCSDENALVDNSVLVTKQNGEAPSEDGRLQLESDNLGDKAASENMGLRTIEILADALPKIVPYVLINHREELLPLMMCAIECHPDSGTRDSLTHTLFNLIKRPDEQQRRIIMDACVSLAKNVGEMRTETELLPQCWEQINHMYEERRLLVAQSCGELAEFVRPEIRDSLILSIVQQLIEDSATVVREAAAHNLALLLPLFPNVDKYFKVEELMFQLVCDPSGVVVDTALKELLPAVIKWGNRLEHILRVLLSHILSSAQHCPPLSGVEGSMESHLHVLGERERWNIDVLLRMLVELLSSVHQKAVETCPLSSAPESKDMMFSTSLLETYAREHAEWPAFDWMHVDCFPDLIQLTCMLPQKEDSLRIRTTKFLLAVSEYFGDSYLVHIMLPIFMVSVGDNADLSFFPSVNHPRIKGLRPRTAVAERLATMCVLPLLLAGVLGAPSQHEQLANYLRGLLVDGTLKESQSTKHTAEIIDAVRFLCTFEKHHSIIFNILWEMVVSSNIDMKINAANLLKAIMPYIDAKVASTHVLPALITLGSDPNLNVKYASIEAFGAVAQHFKNDMIVDKIRVQMDAFLEDGSHEATIAVVRALLVAVPHTTDKLRDYLLSKIFQFTALPASVSDVMRRRERANAFCESIRALDATDLSANSVREFLLPAIQNLLKDPDALDPAHKEALEIIMKERSGGALDALSKAMGAHLGLASSVSSFFGDSGLLGKKEASEPVSPQPDSPKAVPPLQAEDTRFRRIMRGNFSEMLRGKTKGLDETNPSQ, from the exons ATGTATTAT GTTACAGATCAGAATTTAGATGTTTGGCAGAATACACCTGCATGTGTCCCAGATGCCTTGCgccattattattatcaataccTTTCGTCCACTTCAGAGGCTGCCGAG GAGAAAATTGCTATGCTTCGAGAAAATGAGTCAttactaaaaacaaatgaaaggcTGAATAACGAAAAGGAGAAGTTGCTGATAGCTAAAGATTTGTCCGATAATCAAATTAGTGGATTAACTAAATCCTTAGAAGCCATGCAAAAGGATCTCAAGGACAGGGAGAGCCAA ATACAAGAGTTGAAGCAATCATGGGAGCGCCAAAGAAAGGAAATCAATGATTGCAGATCTGAAATCACTTCATTAAAAATGCACATTGAAGGATCCCGTTCTGGAATGAACGTGTTAGCTAGTGATGTCGATGCTGTTCAATCGCAGTCCTTGGAAAAGTACAAGGAAGAAATAAAGTCATTGCAGATGGAAATAGCAGGATTGAAGGCAAAGGGAGCATATGCTTCCGAATCCATAGATAACTCCACTTCTGAGAAAGAGACTTGTCAGGCTGAAGAGAAAGTGGTTGAAATAGATGAAGATAAAACTATAGTCTCCCAACCAGTTGATGTGGCAGGAGTTTTGGGCAATGGAGATGTTCTACCACTGTCTATCAATGAAACCAATAAACCTGAGGAAGTTTTGGAAGATTTATTGAACAGTTGTTCAGATGAAAATGCCCTTGTTGATAACAGTGTATTAGTCACCAAACAAAATGGTGAAGCACCATCAGAAGATGGTAGGTTACAACTAGAATCGGACAACTTGGGTGATAAAGCTGCTTCTGAGAATATG GGCTTGCGAACCATTGAGATCCTTGCTGATGCTTTGCCCAAGATTGTTCCTTATGTTTTGATCAATCACCGAGAG GAGCTTCTTCCCCTAATGATGTGTGCAATTGAGTGTCATCCAGATAGTGGCACACGAGACTCCTTGACCCACACActgtttaatttgataaaacGTCCGGATGAGCAGCAGAGACGAATAATAATGGAT GCATGCGTTAGTCTTGCTAAGAATGTAGGGGAGATGAGAACAGAAACGGAATTGCTTCCCCAGTGTTGGGAACAA ATAAACCATATGTATGAGGAGCGTAGGTTGCTTGTGGCTCAATCTTGTGGAGAGCTTGCAGAATTCGTCCGCCCTGAGATTCGTGATTCTCTAATTTTGTCCATTGTGCAACAGCTGATAGAAGATTCTGCAACTGTTGTACGAGAAGCTGCTGCTCATAATTTGGCTTTGCTACTTCCACTATTCCCAAATGTGGACAAATATTTCAAG GTAGAGGAGTTGATGTTCCAATTGGTATGTGATCCCTCTGGAGTGGTGGTGGATACTGCATTGAAAGAACTGCTTCCTGCAGTTATAAAGTGGGGAAACAGACTAGAACACATTTTAAGAGTTCTGCTCTCCCACATCTTGAGCTCTGCTCAG CATTGTCCTCCTCTCTCCGGGGTTGAAGGCTCTATGGAATCACATCTACATGTTTTAGGGGAACGTGAGCGCTGGAATATTGATGTTTTATTAAGAATGCTGGTGGAATTGCTTTCCTCTGTGCACCAGAAAGCAGTTGAGACTTGCCCTTTATCTTCAGCCCCAGAGTCAAAGGACATGATGTTCTCTACCTCCTTGCTTGAAACGTATGCAAG GGAACATGCTGAATGGCCAGCATTTGATTGGATGCATGTCGATTGCTTTCCTGATCTGATACAGCTCACCTGCATGTTACCTCAGAAAGAAGATAGTTTAAGAATTAGAACTACAAAG TTTTTGCTGGCTGTAAGTGAATACTTTGGGGATTCTTATCTGGTACACATAATGCTGCCCATATTCATGGTATCGGTTGGAGATAATGCTGATTTGTCATTTTTCCCTTCTGTCAACCATCCAAGAATAAAAG GTTTGAGGCCAAGAACTGCTGTTGCTGAGAGACTTGCTACTATGTGCGTATTGCCACTGCTTTTGGCTGGTGTTTTAGGTGCCCCCAGCCAGCATGAACAGTTAGCAAACTACTTGAGAGGGCTGCTAGTTGATGGCACCCTGAAAGAGAGTCAGTCAACAAAGCACACTGCTGAGATTATTGATGCTGTTCGGTTTCTTTG CACATTTGAGAAGCACCACAGtatcattttcaatattttatggGAAATGGTTGTCAGCTCCAACATAGATATGAAAATCAATGCTGCCAACCTTTTGAAAGCCATT ATGCCATATATTGATGCGAAAGTTGCTTCCACTCACGTTTTGCCCGCGCTGATCACTCTTGGCTCTGACCCAAACCTGAATGTTAAGTATGCCAGCATAGAAGCATTTGGAGCTGTTGCACAGCATTTCAAAAATGACAtg ATTGTTGACAAGATACGCGTCCAAATGGATGCGTTTCTTGAAGATGGATCCCATGAAGCTACTATTGCTGTGGTCCGTGCTTTATTGGTGGCAGTACCACATACAACAGACAAACTTAGAGATT ATCTCCTTTCCAAGATATTTCAGTTTACAGCCTTGCCAGCTTCTGTAAGTGATGTGATGCGTCGCCGTGAGAGAGCTAATGCATTCTGTGAATCAATCCGTGCCCTGGATGCTACAG ATCTTTCTGCAAATAGTGTAAGGGAATTTCTCCTTCCTGCAATACAAAACCTGTTAAAAGACCCGGATGCATTAGATCCAGCTCACAAAGAAGCCCTAGAGATAATAATGAAGGAAAGATCTGGTGGAGCTTTAGATGCTCTTAGTAAAGCGATGGGTGCTCATCTTGGGCTAGCCTCATCAGTCAGTAGTTTCTTTGGAGACAGTGGGCTGTTAGGGAAGAAAGAAGCTTCGGAGCCTGTATCACCACAGCCTGACTCTCCGAAGGCTGTGCCACCCCTTCAAGCGGAAGACACAAGATTCAGGCGTATCATGAGAGGTAATTTCTCGGAAATGCTTAGAGGTAAAACAAAGGGCCTAGATGAAACAAACCCTAGCCAATAA
- the LOC7477446 gene encoding non-specific lipid-transfer protein 2 produces the protein MKKASLLVTMVVVVMLLAEAKVSQAVTCNPAQLSPCLPAISSSSPPSTTCCSKLKEQKPCLCGYLKDPALKQFVSSPGARKVASACGVPYPSC, from the coding sequence atgaagaaggcGTCTCTCCTCGTAactatggtggtggtggtaatgtTATTAGCTGAAGCAAAAGTGTCACAAGCGGTGACCTGCAACCCAGCGCAGTTGAGCCCATGCCTACCAGCAATCTCGTCCTCTTCACCGCCATCAACTACCTGCTGCAGCAAATTGAAGGAGCAGAAGCCTTGTCTTTGTGGATATCTCAAGGATCCAGCCCTCAAGCAGTTTGTGTCCTCTCCTGGTGCTAGAAAGGTTGCTAGTGCCTGTGGTGTTCCCTACCCTAGTtgctaa